In Parus major isolate Abel chromosome 1, Parus_major1.1, whole genome shotgun sequence, the following proteins share a genomic window:
- the GPR143 gene encoding G-protein coupled receptor 143 yields the protein MASPRLETYCCPNRDAATQLVMNFQPEVFCGVCIGSASISLLLTILQLLPKKGQSPRKMPKASSSSTILLLISICDILGSLGMIFRSSVWLGFPAFIANISVANGTDVWPSTFCVGSAMWIQLLYSAGFWWLFCYAVDSYLVVRRSAGLSTIVLYHMMTWGLAVMLCVEGIALLYYPSLSSCENGLEHAIPHYITTYVPLLLVLVANPILFRRTVSAVASLLKGRQGIYTENERRLGTEIQMRFFKIMLVFVICWSSNIINETLLFYLEMQPDINEMPLKNIRSAALITWIIMGVLNPMQGFLFTLAFYGWTGCRVDLKWRKREIPWESLSSSTVGENAYPSPVNYQSNIHDSKKISTTDSQQTDEAISMLSEGNTSSDERLTRSSPIYQGW from the exons ATGGCTTCTCCAAGGTTAGAAACCTACTGCTGCCCAAACAGGGATGCAGCTACACAGCTGGTGATGAACTTCCAGCCTGAAGTCTTCTGCGGAGTCTGCATTGGCAGTGCCTCCATCAGCCTGCTACTGaccatcctgcagctcctgccgAAGAAGGGACAGAGTCCACGGAAGATGCCCaaagcctcctcctcctccaccatCCTTCTCCTTATCTCTATTTGTGACATCCTTGGAAGCTTAG gtatGATCTTCAGGTCAAGCGTATGGCTGGGCTTCCCGGCCTTCATAGCGAACATTTCTGTGGCGAACGGGACTGACGTGTGGCCTTCCACTTTCTGTGTGGGGAGCGCG ATGTGGATCCAGCTGTTATATAGCGCTGGCTTCTGGTGGTTGTTTTGCTATGCTGTTGATTCTTACTTGGTGGTGAGAAGATCAGCTGGACTGAG TACAATTGTTCTGTACCACATGATGACATGGGGCCTTGCAGTGATGCTCTGCGTGGAGGGGATTGCTCTGCTTTACTACCCTTCTCTCTCCAG CTGTGAAAATGGCTTGGAACATGCAATCCCACATTACATCACAACCTATGTCCCACTCCTGCTAGTGCTTGTGGCCAACCCAATCCTGTTTAGGAGGACAGTATCAGCAG TTGCCTCCTTACTGAAAGGGAGACAAGGGATTTACACAGAGAATGAAAGACGTCTGGGGACAGAGATCCAGATGCGCTTCTTCAAAATTATGCTGGTATTTGTTATTTG CTGGTCATCCAATATCATCAATGAGACCCTTTTGTTCTATCTTGAAATGCAGCCAGATATCAATGAAATGCCCCTGAAAAACATCAGAAGTGCTGCACTGATCACCTGGATTATAATG GGGGTTCTTAATCCCATGCAGGGCTTTCTCTTCACTTTAGCTTTCTATGGCTGGACAGGATGCAGAGTGGACCTGAAATGGCGAAAAAGAGAAATACCCTGGGAGTCTTTGTCCTCATCAACTGTGGGGGAAAATGCCTATCCCTCACCAGTGAACTACCAAAGCAACATCCATGATTCCAAGAAGATCTCCACAACTGACAGCCAGCAGACTGATGAGGCCATAAGCATGTTGTCTGAAGGCAACACCAGCAGTGACGAGAGATTAACCAGAAGCTCTCCCATCTACCAGGGCTGGTAG